In Toxoplasma gondii ME49 chromosome VIII, whole genome shotgun sequence, a single genomic region encodes these proteins:
- a CDS encoding arsenite-activated ATPase family protein (encoded by transcript TGME49_231190): MEDLELEGSLKELFETPSLRWIFVGGKGGVGKTTTSCAVAAQLAKTRESVLIISTDPAHNISDAFTQKFSNTPTLVNGFDNLYAMEIDSRYQETFDFKMSNLPSAEAASFSLTSLLPEMLQAVPGIDEALSFAELMQNVQSMKYSVIVFDTAPTGHTLRLLAFPDLLERGLKKLSTFKDKIQSALQMLNAVSGQQIQEQDFAAKIENLKAVTTSVREAFQDPAHTTFVCVCIPEFLSVYETERLVQELAKQKIDCSNIVVNQVLFPVGGVQDEGCRPPASLLASADAETPAPLEELLAPPAARGEKETAQEENARLRQLIRRMQIRLLALEKSYHSRRAMQSRYLQQIQDLYSFDFHVVPIPQQPEEVRGIERLLRFGDLLSSCRPLPILPPAPSSP; the protein is encoded by the exons atggAGGACCTGGAACTGGAAGGTAGCTTGAAGGAGCTTTTCGAAACTCCCTCGCTGCGGTGGATTTTTGTGGGTGGAAAGGGTGGCGTCGGGAAGACTACAACGAGCTGTGCCGTCGCCGCTCAGCTGGCCAAGACGCGAGAATCT gTTTTGATCATTTCAACGGACCCTGCGCACAACATCAGCGACGCGTTCACACAGAAATTCTCCAATACACCGACTCTGGTCAATGGCTTTGACAATTTGTACGCCATG gagatCGACAGCCGTTATCAGGAGACTTTTGATTTTAAGATGAGCAATTTGCCTTCTGCCGAGGCGGCCTCGTTCAGCTTGACCTCGCTGCTGCCTGAGATGCTCCAGGCTGTTCCTGGCATCGACGaggctctctccttcgcagAGTTGATGCA aaatgTACAGAGCATGAAGTACAGTGTGATCGTGTTCGACACAGCGCCCACGGGTCATACGTTGCGGCTGCTCGCTTTTCCGGATTTACTCGAGAGAGGTCTCAAGAAACTGTCGACTTTCAAAGACAAAATTCAGTCTGCTCTGCAGATGTTGAATGCTGTCTCCGGCCAACAAATTCAGGAACAAGAT TTTGCGGCGAAGATTGAGAATCTGAAGGCCGTCACGACCTCTGTGCGTGAAGCCTTTCAAGATCCG GCTCACACGactttcgtctgcgtctgcattCCGGAGTTTCTGAGCGTATACGAGACAGAGCGCCTCGTCCAGGAActggcgaagcagaagatcGACTGCAGCAACATTGTGGTGAATCAAGTACTCTTTCCAGTTG GAGGCGTCCAAGATGAAGGCTGTCGGCCTCCCGCCTCGCTGCTCGCCTCAGCGGACGCCGAGACGCCAGCGCCTCTGGAGGAGCTCCTGGCGCCTCCCGCTGCtcgcggagaaaaggaaactgcacaagaggagaacgcgcgACTGAGGCAGCTCAttcgccgcatgcagattcGC CTGCTGGCTCTGGAGAAGTCGTATCACTCAAGAAGGGCGATGCAGTCGAGATATCTTCAACAAATCCAGGATTTGTACAGCTTTGATTTCCATGTCG tgccCATTCCGCAGCAGCCGGAAGAGGTACGAGGAATCGAGCGTCTTCTGCGCTTCGGCGACCTTCTTTCCAGCTGCCGTCCTCTTCCGATTCTTCCTCCGGCGCCTTCCAGTCCTTAG
- a CDS encoding hypothetical protein (encoded by transcript TGME49_231175), with protein sequence MPRKDNETVCAGSQLNFVGIPTTAENSGFRQIWRTWMVTRMRCSAMTNETNSHKSETRGFSADKNNRADPGKGTPRPQCPLSSQGFKNLRNLWVAVLELTLLRLLMDLKWLERRQQRIPMRCDLLPRPGNRAAATEEGLKRPSNYFLLRMF encoded by the exons ATGCCACGTAAAGACAACGAAACGGTGTGTGCGGGGTCGCAGCTCAATTTTGTCGGGATACCCACAACTGCAGAGAACAGTGGGTTTCGGCAGATTTGGAGGACGTGGATGGTGACTCGGATGAGGTGTTCAGCCATGACGAACGAGACCAATTCACACAAGTCTGAAACCCGCGGATTTTCGGCAGACAAGAACAATCGCGCGGACCCAGGGAAGGGCACTCCGCGACCACAGTGCCCACTTTCGAGCCAGGGATTTAAAAATCTTCGGAACCTCTGGGTTGCTGTCTTAGAACTGAC acttcttcgccttctgatGGACCTGAAATGGTTAGAAAGACGGCAACAACGAATCCCAATGAGGTGTGATTTGCTGCCTCGACCGGGCAACCGCGCGGCAGCCACTGAGGAAGGCCTGAAGAGGCCGAGCAACTACTTTCTGTTGCGAATGTTTTAA
- a CDS encoding RecF/RecN/SMC N terminal domain-containing protein (encoded by transcript TGME49_231170~Predicted trans-membrane domain (TMHMM2.0):1125-1148), with protein MGRQPDAFSSPSLDSAPQLPEEALTFPSHAAADSLFPPAGQDAREQGPEGDTDLGVSGLDRGDSAASAPGSSERPLDSQGNGAPPQAQNANDASLSSSALSSSAMSSSALSSSVLSASSLALALVEKGEEGSRGPQPSDAVPSSLALPRKRLMIERVVLENFKSYGKKKTIGPFHKRFTAIVGPNGSGKSNVIDAMLFVFGRRAQQIRLKNVVELIHNSAAGGGEPLQSARVTVFFQEIYDPDPDSETYEVIPGSQFVVSREVSRASNSTEYRVNGQRAQQRQVVELLKSKGLDLQNNRFLILQGEVEQIALMKPKATRPEETGLLEYLEELVGSNRLVEPIQKAQEDYEASCQQYQEKANRCRAAGAEVKQLEGPKNEAVKFLHFEKDVQTNALLLAALDGRELSAVYRRKRRELAKLEKQKEEDEEKGAVLAKQFEALGKELDDLWKKDKKLQTQFAEVDGRFNQMVWRDEELRNELFSEAQASEEKTQKVKANEKKREEEQKMVDRSQTEVDEKKSQIPAAEEAYEKAKEDVEAYRESIQDEVRKLAAAHSKAEQHLAPLQTTLDEQMKGIAKLSKEFSLLEKKKLRGEQEYKNLEESLGKLKQLLQDRRAGTEQKTQLLATIRAEKGEAARRREEAQGEVSRLRERLREIQSKAHAIEARRVESKSNSRLMQALQKMKKTGEIKGLHDRLGELGCIDRKYEKAFMAAGGGFCSFLVVEEPQDATVIFQILRQQNLGRVNILALRVLERDLTGFMQRSDAEARAGGFPLPRLIDLISFKKERYRVAFYKAVGDTVVAPDMDEASKIAYSQRRRVVTLDGGLIEVDGRMVGGGVRERSGAGQGIRVSEGPSVETITEEEEDNLPELREEIREKEQRLRSLLRESEESEESLARLNTQEEETESSLVLLRQDIQAAERQVHEVTERLASQSKESLSSEEKKKMGMLQKEIDRASEKQKATLEEVKEQEHVVSTLYRHLQDAGGEEMKKRKSKLLVAERDLNRLKGQVTFQLKEVTDRKVECENLKRANARLTKEVADHQKRLTEISEQLAQMEEDAKEVLAEKEKIEEERSKLEEEMKSLRSRKEAVEEDIKQLGLNTLDVQHQLTTLQAAVEQAGQARQAQLQQASAAVEKLSDLQKTLTDEGEEEESPDAEGSGPTEHEEEEEKKGEEPVGGDLEGDMETCEKASREEAPEDSEAGAEAGGEGGAESSSRDGSSDADEETEHDFSALLLNRFGELLRRLKLDARLAASHLKSLDKKALLAERQKLAAEQRKGRAASGEGGSLHALVLYRQKKKEFEKKEEDMQLAWKNREAAKRLVDQLCAERKKEFMDAFVIIAAKLKETYRMLSQGGDAELELVDSSDPFSEGVLLSVRPPKKSWRLIQHLSGGEKTLSSLSLVFALHHFSPTCVYFLDEIDAALDYRNVSILANFVKQKAKDAQFIIISLRNQLFELANRLVGIYKTFDVTKSVAVDPDRFSTEEKGDENLRPLAAGSLEGLSGPSAASPLLGKERGIENSREEASTPLFSR; from the exons ATGGGCCGACAACCTgacgccttctcctctccgtcgctcgACTCGGCGCCTCAGCTCCCCGAGGAGGCGCTGACGTTTCCCTCGCATGCGGCGGCTGACTCGCTCTTTCCGCCCGCAGGacaagacgcgagagaacaaggaccggaaggagacacggacCTAGGTGTCTCTGGCCTCGACCGTGGAGACAGTGCAGCGTCGGCGCCTGGCTCCTCCGAGAGACCTCTCGACTCACAAGGAAATGGAGCTCCTCCCCAGGCTCAGAATGCCAACgatgcctctctctcttcttctgctctctcttcctctgccatgtcttcctctgctctctcttcctctgttctctctgcttcgtctcttgcGCTCGCACTggtggagaagggagaagaagggagccGCGGCCCTCAGCCTTCAGATGcggttccttcttctctcgctctccctcgGAAGCGGCTGATGATTGAGCGTGTGGTGCTGGAGAATTTCAAAAGTTAcggcaagaagaaaacgatcGGACCGTTCCACAAG cGCTTCACGGCAATTGTCGGCCCGAATGGAAGCGGCAAGAGCAATGTCATCGACGCCATGCTTTTTGTCtttggaagaagagcacaGCAAATTCGGTTGAAGAACGTCGTCGAGCTCATTCACAACTCAGCTGCTGGCGGCGGAGAGCCTCTGCAGTCTGCTCGAGTCACCGTTTTCTTCCAAGAAATCTACGACCCC GATCCCGATTCGGAGACGTACGAAGTGATTCCAGGCTCTCAGTTTGTTGTGTCGCGGGAGGTGTCTCGAGCGTCGAACTCGACGGAGTATCGCGTTAACGGCCAACGCGCTCAGCAGCGCCAAGTTGTGGAGTTGCTCAAGTCGAAGGGGCTCGACTTGCAGAACAATCGCTTCCTCATTCTGCAGGGAGAAGTCGAACAAATCGCGCTGATGAAGCCCAAGGCGACG cgaccggaggagacaggcctTCTGGAGTATTTGGAGGAACTTGTGGGGTCCAATCGCCTTGTGGAGCCCATTCAGAAGGCACAGGAAGACTACGAAGCTTCTTGCCAGCAG tatcaagagaaagcgaatcGATGCCGCGCGGCGGGAGCCGAAGTGAAGCAGTTGGAAGGTCCGAAAAACGAGGCAGTCAAGTTTCTCCACTTCGAAAAAGACGTGCAGACCAACgcccttctcctcgccgctctcgaCGGAAGG GAACTGAGTGCGGTGTATCGACGGAAACGCCGGGAGCTGGCCAAactggagaaacagaaagaagaagatgaagaaaaagGCGCCGTTCTCGCCAAGCAGTTCGAGGCG CTGGGCAAAGAGCTGGACGATCTatggaagaaagacaagaagctGCAAACGCAGTTTGCGGAG GTCGACGGGAGATTCAACCAGATGgtgtggagagacgaagagctcCGGAACGAGCTCTTCAGCGAGGCTCAGGCtagcgaggagaagacacagaaggtgaaggcgaatgagaaaaaacgagaagaagaacaaaagATGGTTGACAGGAGTCAGACGGAGGTggacgagaagaagtcgcAAATTCCTGCGGCGGAAGAGGCCtacgagaaggcgaaagaagacgtCGAAGCCTACCGAGAATCGATTCAAG ACGAAGTCAGAAAGCTCGCCGCAGCTCACAGCAAGGCAGAGCAGCACCTGGCGCCTCTGCAGACGACGCTGGACGAGCAGATGAAAGGCATAGCGAAGCTAAGCAAAGAATTTTCCctcctggaaaaaaagaaactgcGA GGTGAACAGGAGTACAAGAATCTAGAGGAGAGTCTGGGCAAGCTGAAGCAGCTTCTGCAGGATCGACGCGCAGGCACTGAACAGAAGACTCAGCTGCTCGCGACTATTCGCGCCGAGAAGGGTGAAGCGGCGCGCCGCCGCGAAGAGGCGCAGGGCGAggtttcgcgtctccgcgaGCGACTGCGGGAGATTCAGAGCAAGGCACATGCA ATCGAGGCTCGCCGCGTGGAATCCAAGTCGAACAGTCGCCTCATGCAGGCACTtcagaagatgaagaagacaggagaaatCAAAGGCCTGCATGACCGCCTCGGTGAACTGGGGTGTATCGACAGAAAG TACGAGAAGGCCTTCATGGCTGCAGGCGGCggcttctgttccttcctcgtcgtgGAAGAACCTCAAGACGCAACTGTCATCTTCCAAATTCTCCGCCAGCAAAACCTCGGCCGTGTCAACATTCTCGCACTCCGTGTTCTC GAAAGAGACCTGACTGGGTTCATGCAGCGCTCTGACGCGGAAGCGCGCGCAGGTGGATTTCCATTGCCTCGCCTGATCGACCTGATTTCCTTCAAGAAAGAGAGGTACCGAGTTGCGTTTTACAAAGCTGTCGGTGATACCGTCGTCGCGCCGGACATGGACGAAGCGTCCAAAATTGCATATTCGCAACGCAGAAGAG TGGTGACTCTCGACGGAGGTTTGATTGAGGTCGACGGTCGCATGGTGGGCGGCGGGGTGCGGGAGCGCTCAGGCGCCGGCCAAGGCATTCGCGTCTCTGAGGGACCGAGCGTGGAAACGATTactgaggaagaggaagacaaccTCCCAGAGCTTCGCGAAGAAAttcgagagaaggagcagcggCTGCGAAGCCTCCTTCGCGAAAGC gaggaaagcgaagagtcGCTCGCAAGGTTGAACACCcaagaggaggagactgAAAGCAGTTTggtccttcttcgccaggACATccaggcagcagagagacag GTCCACGAGGTGACAGAGCGACTGGCGTCGCAAAGCAAGGAGAGTCTgtcgagcgaggagaaaaagaaaatggGGATGCTGCAGAAAGAG ATCGACCGTgcaagcgagaagcagaaagcgacgttggaagaagtgaaggagCAGGAGCATGTCGTGAGCACTCTGTATCGGCACCTGCAAGACGCCGGCGgagaggagatgaagaaacgcaagagTAAACTTCTCGTCGCGGAAAGAG ATTTGAATCGCCTCAAAGGACAAGTGACATTTCAGCTGAAGGAAGTGACCGACCGAAAAGTGGAGTGCGAAAATCTGAAGCGCGCCAACGCGCGGCTCACGAAGGAGGTCGCCGACCATCAG AAACGCCTGACGGAGATTTCGGAGCAGCTGGCgcagatggaagaagacgcgaaggaggtgctcgcggagaaggagaagatcgaggaagagagaagcaaactcgaagaagaaatgaagaGTCTGAGGTCCCGGAAGGAAGCAGTCGAAGAAGATATCAAACAGCTGGGGCTCAACACC CTCGACGTGCAGCACCAGCTGACGACTCTGCAGGCTGCGGTGGAGCAGGCAGGTCAGGCTCGGCAGGCACAGCTGCAGCAAGCGTCTGCGGCTGTCGAGAAGCTGAGCGACTTGCAGAAAACGTTgacagacgaaggcgaggaagaggagtcGCCGGACGCGGAAGGCAGCGGACCTACGGAGcacgaggaggaagaagagaaaaaaggcgaggaaCCGGTGGGGGGCGACCTCGAAGGCGACATGGAGACCtgcgagaaggcgagcagagaagaggcaccCGAGGACTCAGAAGCAGGCGCAGAAGcaggcggagaaggaggcgcagagTCGAGTTCGAGGGATGGCTCTTCGGATGCggacgaggagacggaaCACGACTTCTCGGCGCTGCTCTTGAATCGCTTCGGagagctgctgcggcgcctgAAACTCGACGCGCGTCTCGCGGCGTCGCACCTGAAGAGTCTCGATAAAAAGGCGCTGCtggcagagcgacagaaactCGCGGCCGAGCAGAGGAAGGGCCGCGCCGCgagcggcgaaggcggcagcctgcatgcgctcgtgCTGTacaggcagaagaagaaggagttcgaaaagaaggaggaggacaTGCAACTCGCgtggaagaacagagaagcggcgaagcGGCTGGTTGACCAACTCTgtgcagaaaggaaaaaagagttcATGGACGCGTTCGTCATCATCGCCGCGAAACTCAAGGAAACCTACAGA ATGCTCAGTCagggcggagacgcagagctcGAGTTAGTCGACTCCTCCGATCCTTTCTCGGAAGGCGTTCTCCTGTCCGTCCGACCTCCGAAGAAAAGCTGGCGCCTCATTCAGCATCTCTCAG gaggagagaagacgctcaGCAGTCTGTCGCTGGTGTTTGCGCTGCACCATTTCTCGCCAACATGCGTGTATTTCCTGGACGAAATCGACGCGGCGCTCGACTACCGAAATGTATCGATTCTGGCGAACTTTgtgaagcagaaggcgaaggatgCGCAGTTCATCATCATTTCTCTCCGCAACCAACTGTTCGAGTTGGCCAATCGCCTC
- a CDS encoding hypothetical protein (encoded by transcript TGME49_231180~Signal peptide predicted by SignalP 2.0 HMM (probability 0.979) with cleavage site probability 0.881 at residue 48~Predicted trans-membrane domain (TMHMM2.0):405-428), with protein MRLPTRHAKQNGSGPPVSRLLFGWRCLLMSSKACFVALAVVCALSAVAEEAPPRRIVPPTETTENTQLESDRLPSTWKGFRGQPDFSLPPSATETLRTSSRFRHRHRAVRDTDGNSPDGVPRDEADKDQFSMFVEASDATQNSRKKSLSGRRSRDGTPRALHSPWFPVNRPELNRQTVPQNDEAVRHTASQRQTLLWSAAEAGLQKRSASVTDKIPPLAMNLLQPAEALGVEQSQVGSRPGVAEAAAPKGETGEASFFPPSDTTEAAMESQNHGAGAARWVSEPNFSPRASRRSSLWSSSDPRQTVGAVLVSLALFAVVARAVRKRQEEALQAKSGGAPSQGVQGLKRQFFAVLAETAGIVHRVVGSGGKGAATASKKGPPAGTEQRAGDADTELLVHMLQNPKQLLILVFVFLSSMLFPFETRFAVVMGAASRGLKYRLNRVTGDAVSDLTKSALLFLSGTDVRLICASQLIAIVLRRCFLRAALFQPDNVLQPD; from the coding sequence ATGCGGCTGCCAACACGACACGCGAAACAAAATGGGTCTGGTCCACCAGTTTCTCGCCTCCTATTCGGCTGGCGTTGCTTGTTAATGTCGTCAAAAGCCTGCTTCGTCGCCCTCGCGGTCGTGTGTGCGCTCAGTGCCGTTGCTGAAGAGGCGCCCCCTCGCCGAATTGTTCCTCcgacggagacgacggagaacaCTCAACTTGAATCAGATCGTTTGCCTTCGACTTGGAAAGGTTTTCGCGGGCAGCCCGACTTTTCTCTGCCACCCTCAGCCACTGAGACCCTTCGAACCTCCAGCAGGTTTCGGCACCGACACCGTGCCGTTCGTGACACCGATGGAAATTCTCCTGACGGGGTCCCCCGCGATGAAGCTGACAAAGATCAATTTTCCATGTTTGTGGAGGCCAGCGATGCCACTCAGAACTCCCGCAAGAAGAGTCTGAGTGGCAGGCGATCTCGCGACGGGACTCCGCGCGCACTGCACTCGCCGTGGTTCCCCGTGAATCGCCCAGAGTTGAATCGGCAGACAGTGCCTCAAAACGACGAAGCCGTGCGGCACACAGCGTCCCAGCGACAGACCCTCCTCTGGtcggcggcggaggcagGCCTCCAGAAAAGGTCTGCAAGCGTGACCGACAAGATCCCGCCGCTTGCGATGAATCTTCTCCAGCCGGCAGAGGCACTTGGGGTCGAGCAGTCCCAAGTGGGGAGTCGTCCTGGTGTGGCTGAAGCAGCTGCACCAAAGGGTGAGACGGGAGAAGCGAGTTTCTTCCCTCCGTCGGATACAACAGAAGCGGCTATGGAATCGCAGAACCATGGTGCCGGTGCAGCGCGCTGGGTCTCAGAACCGAACTTTTCGCCACGGGCGTCTCGACGAAGCAGCCTCTGGTCGAGTAGCGACCCTCGGCAGACGGTCGGCGCCGTGCTCGTTAGTCTGGCTCTCTTTGCCGTTGTCGCGCGCGCCGTTCGAAAACGTCAGGAAGAGGCTTTGCAGGCAAAAAGCGGTGGGGCACCCAGTCAAGGCGTGCAGGGACTGAAAAGACAGTTTTTCGCCGTCCTCGCCGAGACAGCAGGAATTGTCCATAGGGTAGTGGGAAGCGGCGGAAAGGGAGCGGCGACGGCGTCGAAGAAAGGGCCTCCAGCGGGAACCGagcagagagcaggagacgccGACACAGAACTTCTTGTGCATATGCTACAGAACCCAAAGCAACTGCTCATTCTcgtgttcgtttttctgtcgtcCATGCTATTTCCGTTCGAAACTCGCTTTGCTGTTGTCATGGGCGCCGCCAGCAGAGGTCTCAAGTACCGCCTCAACCGCGTGACGGGGGATGCTGTGTCCGACCTAACCAAGTCGGCGTTGCTGTTCCTTTCAGGCACGGATGTGAGGCTGATTTGCGCCTCGCAACTTATCGCGATTGTGTTGAGACGCTGTTTCCTTCGAGCTGCCCTCTTTCAGCCTGACAATGTGCTGCAGCCAGACTAA